The DNA window CGCCCAGCGCGAGAGCGTAGCGTCCTCGACCCCGTCGGCGTCGCGGATCAGGCCGACGATGGCGAACGCGCCGACGGTGCTGAAGCTGTAGGCCAACAGATAGAACAGCGTGGCGGACAGGCCCGTGTGGTTGTCCGCGATGACCCCGGTGAGGATGAACCCGACATGGGCGACCGACGAGTACGCCAGCATGCGTTTGACGTCGGTCTGGTTCACCGCGGTGATGGTGCCAACCGCCATAGTCAGGATGGAGATGGTCCACAGCACCGGGCGCCATTGATCGTGCAGCGGCGGCAGCGCCACGTAGATAACCCGAAGCAGCGCACCGAAAGCCGCGACCTTGGTGGCCGCCGCCATGAACCCGGTGATCGGGGTGGGTGCGCCCTGGTACACGTCGGGAATCCACGAGTGGAACGGGACGGCTCCGACCTTGAACAGCAGGCCGACCGACAGCAGCGCGACGCCCACCAGCGCCATCGAGGTGTCGCCGCGCGCGGCGAGCGCGTCGCGGATGCCGGTCAGCAGCAGCGTGCCGGTCGCGCCGTAGAGCAGCGCGACGCCGTAGAGGAAGAATGCCGACGAAAACGCGCCCAGCAGAAAGTACTTCATCGCCGCTTCCTGGGACAGCAGCCGGCGATGACGGGCCAGGCCGCACATCAGGTACAGCGGCAGGGACAGCACTTCCAGCGCGACGAACATGGTCAGCAGGTCGTTGGAGGCGGGAAAGACCATCATGCCGCCGACCGACAGCAGCGCCAGCGGGAACAGCTCCGTCTGGGCGGCGCCGGCCCGCTCCGCCTCCCGCTCGGCATCGCTATCGGGCACCGCCGATGCCTGCGGGGTAAAGGAATCCAGGCCGCCCGCGCCGGCCGCACCGACCCCCACCGAGACCTTGCTGTCCGCCTTGGCTTGTGTGCGTTCGGCGATGAAGATGACCGCCATCACCGCGACCAGCAACACGGTGCCCTGCAGGTACAGCGTCGGCCGGTCGATCGCCATCGCACCCAAAACCGCGGCGCGCCCGGAGCTTTGAATCGAGCGGCTCACGGCGATGACCGCGACGAACGCCGCGATCAAACCGCCAAGGGCGAGCGTGACCTGTGCGGTGTAGCGAATTCGCCGGGGCAGGAACGCCTCTGCGAGGACACCCACCACGGCGACGCCGAACACGATGAGTGTCGGGCACAGCAGGAAATACTGGATGCTTGGGGTGGGGAGGGTCATCATGGCCGTCCTTCGGCTATCCGGGGGGTGCCCACGGGCACGCTCGGCGCGGGGTCGTGCTGGCCGATGGTGGTCATGGTGTTCTCGACGGCGGGATTGATGATGTCGAGCACGGGCTTCGGGTAGATGCCGAGCACGAGCAGCAGCACGATCAACGGTGCGACGACTATTAATTCGCGCGCCCGCAGATCGCCGATCTTCTCGTTGCCGCTGGCCACCGGCCCGGTCATCACCCGCTGGTAGAGCCACAACATGTAGACGGCCGAGAG is part of the Mycobacterium mantenii genome and encodes:
- the nuoN gene encoding NADH-quinone oxidoreductase subunit NuoN; this translates as MTLPTPSIQYFLLCPTLIVFGVAVVGVLAEAFLPRRIRYTAQVTLALGGLIAAFVAVIAVSRSIQSSGRAAVLGAMAIDRPTLYLQGTVLLVAVMAVIFIAERTQAKADSKVSVGVGAAGAGGLDSFTPQASAVPDSDAEREAERAGAAQTELFPLALLSVGGMMVFPASNDLLTMFVALEVLSLPLYLMCGLARHRRLLSQEAAMKYFLLGAFSSAFFLYGVALLYGATGTLLLTGIRDALAARGDTSMALVGVALLSVGLLFKVGAVPFHSWIPDVYQGAPTPITGFMAAATKVAAFGALLRVIYVALPPLHDQWRPVLWTISILTMAVGTITAVNQTDVKRMLAYSSVAHVGFILTGVIADNHTGLSATLFYLLAYSFSTVGAFAIVGLIRDADGVEDATLSRWAGLGQRSPIVGVMFSMFLLAFAGIPLTSGFISKLAVFKAAAQGGAAPLVIVGVVASGIAAYFYVRVIVSMFFTEATEDTPHVVAPGILSKAAIAVCAAVTVVLGIFPQPLLDLADQAAQLLH